A genomic window from Cutibacterium acnes includes:
- a CDS encoding DNA polymerase III subunit delta' — MGQEKAVGVLRRAAESQPGRSSHAMSHAWLITGPPGSGRSNAAKAFAAALQCVDHGCGQCNACRTTLSGAHPDVTLVRTEALSIGVDEVRELVRRAAMNPVHGCHQVVVVEDADRITERGADALLKAIEEPAPKTVWLLCAPTPEDVIVTIRSRCRRLHLATPRDEAVADLLTRRDGIAPEVAAEAARAGQGHIGRARRLAWDEEARARRNAIGELPTRLRSLGDCLQAAEDLVNQASEEAAAATAEVNAAERAELKKALGFGSSGARPRNAQAALRDLEKQQSARLKRLQRDALDRVLTELTAYHRDVLAIQTGAVRPEEENALRGARLVNAGWSASLHRIADSQSPEHTVATIDAILAARKSLEHGVTPLLVMETLLIAMTGVDRARW; from the coding sequence GTGGGTCAGGAGAAGGCTGTCGGGGTACTGCGTCGTGCCGCCGAATCGCAGCCGGGGCGCTCGTCCCATGCGATGAGTCACGCATGGCTCATTACGGGTCCGCCTGGATCAGGTCGGTCGAATGCTGCGAAGGCCTTTGCAGCGGCGCTACAGTGCGTCGACCATGGATGCGGGCAGTGCAATGCCTGTCGAACCACCTTGTCAGGCGCCCATCCTGACGTCACCCTAGTGCGTACTGAGGCACTGTCTATCGGCGTTGATGAAGTGCGTGAACTGGTTCGTCGAGCGGCGATGAATCCGGTCCACGGGTGTCACCAAGTTGTCGTCGTCGAAGATGCCGATCGCATCACTGAACGCGGAGCTGACGCCTTGCTTAAAGCTATCGAGGAGCCTGCGCCGAAAACCGTCTGGTTGCTGTGTGCCCCTACTCCAGAGGACGTCATCGTCACAATCAGGTCGAGATGTCGGCGCCTTCACCTAGCTACGCCGCGCGATGAGGCTGTGGCAGATCTGCTCACCCGACGTGACGGCATTGCCCCGGAGGTGGCTGCTGAGGCTGCCCGCGCTGGCCAAGGGCATATCGGGCGGGCGCGGCGTCTGGCCTGGGACGAGGAGGCTCGTGCGCGACGCAACGCCATTGGTGAGCTCCCTACCCGGTTGCGGAGCTTGGGGGACTGTCTGCAAGCAGCCGAGGACCTCGTTAATCAGGCCAGCGAGGAGGCCGCAGCCGCTACCGCAGAGGTTAATGCGGCCGAGCGGGCCGAGCTGAAGAAAGCCCTGGGATTTGGCTCCTCTGGTGCTCGACCGCGCAATGCTCAAGCTGCTTTACGGGACCTTGAAAAGCAGCAATCCGCTCGGTTGAAGCGGTTACAGCGCGACGCCTTGGATCGTGTGTTAACAGAGTTGACTGCTTACCACCGTGATGTATTGGCTATCCAAACTGGCGCTGTGCGTCCTGAGGAGGAGAACGCTTTACGAGGAGCCCGCCTTGTTAATGCTGGCTGGTCGGCCTCCCTTCATCGGATCGCAGATTCGCAGAGTCCTGAGCACACTGTTGCCACGATCGATGCGATCCTTGCGGCGCGCAAGAGCCTGGAACATGGCGTCACCCCCCTGCTTGTGATGGAAACTCTCCTTATCGCCATGACGGGAGTAGACCGCGCCCGCTGGTGA
- the ricT gene encoding regulatory iron-sulfur-containing complex subunit RicT, producing MGSWLLYPTPEGPLVCRCVWGPEEVDLDGKLPTCPGKAGDAAVAAAARDRRTRAEILQTVRRTIEDVGVDMEVLAIDLVESGDDRAIAVYFRAPHRVEFATIVGPLARRLRARIDLRQLRGRDTARVVGGVGVCGRSLCCSTFLPEPSSVPNRLVSEQGMASNPLAVTGACGKLMCCLRYESPYYADFEAALGEVRVPDAPRCPLMSTCSRRRDQERKDA from the coding sequence GTGGGTTCGTGGCTGCTATATCCCACCCCAGAAGGGCCACTGGTATGCCGGTGCGTATGGGGTCCTGAAGAGGTCGATCTCGACGGGAAGTTGCCGACGTGCCCTGGTAAGGCCGGCGATGCCGCTGTCGCCGCTGCAGCGCGCGATCGACGCACCCGAGCCGAGATCTTGCAGACCGTTCGGCGCACCATCGAGGATGTGGGAGTCGACATGGAAGTGTTGGCGATCGACCTCGTCGAATCCGGCGATGATCGTGCTATCGCGGTGTATTTCCGCGCCCCACACCGAGTGGAGTTTGCCACCATCGTTGGTCCCCTCGCTCGGCGGCTACGCGCCAGAATCGATTTGCGCCAGCTTCGTGGCCGCGATACCGCTAGGGTCGTTGGTGGTGTCGGGGTGTGCGGTCGTTCGCTGTGCTGTTCGACCTTCCTGCCTGAGCCGTCGTCGGTGCCGAATCGCCTTGTCAGCGAGCAGGGGATGGCCTCTAATCCCTTGGCGGTGACTGGGGCATGCGGCAAACTTATGTGCTGCCTGCGTTACGAGTCACCTTATTACGCTGACTTTGAGGCTGCCCTCGGAGAGGTCAGGGTCCCGGATGCTCCGAGATGTCCGCTAATGTCGACGTGTTCTCGCAGGCGGGACCAGGAGCGCAAGGACGCCTGA
- a CDS encoding DoxX family protein, with amino-acid sequence MSKAIKRTAADSTDAETTRVIRTGASRVDADVNPTEVIKPSDSADSERTSVIDDNVFRPDSETTRVVDDREFEEERRRRELAEQRARERADRQAIEAERQRRAAHAEPEPEQVAEPAPKRTTDKVMASLGLFLFRLIVGGILGVHGFQHLAQRDLTLRAVQALPLPSGYAQSGVWVLGICECIAAVCIILGLFTRVAGAGIIAIMVLSLTFIFWGSFAIFKTMGFKGELELLLAACGVLLLFLGAGGWSIDAAYRRSRAAAKAEEVGD; translated from the coding sequence GTGAGCAAGGCGATCAAGAGGACTGCAGCGGACTCCACCGACGCCGAGACCACCCGGGTCATCCGGACGGGGGCCTCCCGCGTGGATGCCGATGTCAACCCCACTGAGGTGATCAAGCCCAGTGATTCAGCGGATTCGGAGCGCACCAGCGTCATCGACGACAATGTTTTCCGTCCTGACTCCGAGACGACTCGTGTTGTGGACGATCGCGAGTTCGAGGAGGAGCGTCGCCGTCGCGAATTGGCCGAGCAGCGCGCCCGCGAGCGCGCCGACCGTCAGGCTATCGAGGCCGAGCGTCAGCGTCGTGCCGCCCATGCCGAGCCCGAGCCGGAGCAGGTTGCTGAACCGGCCCCCAAGCGCACCACCGACAAGGTCATGGCATCCCTGGGCCTGTTCTTGTTCCGCCTCATCGTAGGCGGGATTCTTGGGGTTCACGGATTCCAGCACCTCGCCCAGCGAGACCTCACATTGCGCGCGGTACAGGCTCTCCCACTACCCAGCGGATACGCCCAGTCCGGTGTGTGGGTGCTGGGCATCTGCGAGTGCATTGCCGCGGTGTGCATCATCCTTGGCCTGTTTACCCGCGTCGCGGGAGCCGGCATCATTGCGATTATGGTGTTGTCCTTGACTTTCATCTTCTGGGGCAGTTTTGCCATCTTCAAAACGATGGGCTTCAAGGGCGAGCTGGAGCTGCTGCTGGCTGCATGCGGCGTGCTGTTGTTGTTCCTGGGTGCCGGTGGCTGGTCCATTGACGCCGCCTACCGGCGTAGCCGCGCTGCTGCGAAGGCAGAGGAGGTCGGCGACTGA